The nucleotide window TGGACTATATTGGCATAGGTTCCATAGTAATTTCCTGCAAAAACAGCCCATTCAAGAAATTCATCTTTCTCTATCATTTCCTCAAATTCTTCTTTGGATATAAAAATGTAATTAACTCCATGAACCTCTCCGGTTCTTGGTTTTCTTGTGGTAACAGAGACAGACAAAACAATTTCAGGATGTTTTCCGATTAATAAAGACAGAAGAGTTCCCTTCCCTACCCCAGAAGGGCCAGATATTATGAATACACGACCTTTTCTATTGACATTAGCTAGAATCGAGAAATCTATACTTTCTAAATTATCCAGATCCAACATTTATATAAGCCTTACTTTTAACTCTCCCTAA belongs to Candidatus Melainabacteria bacterium RIFOXYA2_FULL_32_9 and includes:
- a CDS encoding guanylate kinase, whose translation is MLDLDNLESIDFSILANVNRKGRVFIISGPSGVGKGTLLSLLIGKHPEIVLSVSVTTRKPRTGEVHGVNYIFISKEEFEEMIEKDEFLEWAVFAGNYYGTYANIVQESLNMGLDVALEIDVKGALQVKEKLKDAILIFILPPSIAELQTRLFKRKTDSQESIQKRLSIVKSEIEKKHLFDYEIVNQDLDTAIKNLEAIVLAERCRIRNGQN